The Granulicella sp. 5B5 nucleotide sequence GGACGATATCGTGCTGGCCGATGCGAACTGCCACAAGTCGATCTGCCATTCGCTGACGGTGACTGGCGCGAGGCCGGTGTACTTCAAGCCGACACGCAATGGCTACGGAATGATCGGGCTGGTGCCGGTGAAGCGGTTCAGCCCGGAGAACGTAAAGGCCCTGATTGAGCGCAGCCCGTTTTCCGCAGGCGCGCGTTCCCAGGTGCCGACGTACGCCGTGGTGACGAACTCAACCTATGATGGGCTCTGCTACGACGTGAACCGCGTGGTGGAGGAGCTGGCGAAGAGCGTGGGCCGCGTGCACTTTGACGAAGCATGGTACGCGTATGCGAAATTCCACCCCATCTACCAGGGACGGTTCGCAATGGGCGTGCCGGATGAGATGCCGGGCCGCCCGGCGATCTTCTCCACGCAGTCCACGCACAAGATGCTGGCGGCGTTTTCGATGGCGTCGATGGTGCATGTGAAGCTGAGCCCGCGCGCGCCGCTGGACTACGACCAGTTCAATGAAGCGTTCATGATGCACGGCAGCACCAGCCCGTTCTATCCGTTGATTGCGTCGATCGACGTGGCCGCCGCGATGATGGATGAACCTGCTGGGCCCACGCTGATGAGCGAGACGCTGCAGGATGCGATCAGCTTCCGCAAGGCGATGAGTTCGATTGCGCACCGGTTGCGGCAGGCGGAGGAGGGCTGGTTCTTCCGGCTCTATCAGCCGGAGTATGTGGTCGATCCCCTCGACGGGGAGCGCTACCTGCTGGAGGATGCGCCCGACGGCGCGCTGACCAACCGCTCAAGCTGCTGGACGCTGAAGCCCGGCGAGGAGTGGCACGGCTATCAGGACGAGGACATCGCCGACGACTACTGCATGCTGGACCCGGCGAAGGTGACGATCCTGACGCCGGGCGTGAACGCGCAGGGCGTCGTGGCGGACTGGGGAATTCCAGCGGCGATTCTGACGGAGTTCCTCGACGGGCGCCGCGTGGAGATTGCTCGCACGGGCGATTACACCGTACTGGTGCTGTTCAGCGTGGGCACGTCGAAGGGCAAGTGGGGCGCGCTGCTGGAGAACCTGTTCGAGTTCAAGCGACTGTATGACTCGGAGGCGTCGCTCGAAGAGGCGCTGCCGGAGCTGGTGTCGAAGTATCCGGCGCGGTACCGCAACCAGACGCTGAAGGAACTGAGCGACGAGATGCACCAGGCGATGAAGGAGATGGACCTCGCGGGGCTGGTGAACGCCGCCTGCGACGAGGACTTCGACCCGGTGCTGACGCCTTCGCAGACCTACCAGAAGATGCTGACCGGCGAGACCGAAAAGGTGAAGTTCGCGGAGATGGCCGGGCGCATCGCGGCGGTGATGCTGGTGCCGTATCCGCCGGGCATTCCGATGTCGATGCCGGGCGAGCGGCTGGGCGGTCCGGACAGCCCGGTGATCCGCCTGATCCTGGCGATGGAGCAGTTCGGCAAGCGCTTCCCGGGCTTCGAGCGCGAGACGCATGGCATTGAGATCGACGAGCATGGCGAGTACTGGATGCGCGCGGTGATTGAGACGCCAGGCACAAAGCGAAACGGCCGCGGCAAGCAGAAGCCGCCCAGTTCGGCGCCGCCTGTGAAGCGTAAGAAGAAGTCGCTTCCCGGTGACGATGAGCCGCCAGTTCCCGGGACGACGAAGATCGCGCCTGAGCGCTGAGGCACGATCAGAGGCCGCAGTTGCAGCTTTTGCCGTGCGTCGGTGGCAGCTTGCCGTCGAGTGTGGGGATGCAGTGTCCGTGCGGGTCGCTGGTGGGGTTGCCGAGCACTTCGGCTATGCGCGCCTCGAACCGCTCGGAGATAAAGTGCTCCAGCTTCTCGGCCTCGTCGTGTATCTCGTCGATGGGATAGTTGAGTACCTCGAAGAGGAAGGTCTCGATGAGGCGATGGTGACGTACGATCTCCAGTGCGCGCCTGCGCCCTGTCGCCGATAGCGTGACGCCCCGGCTGCGCTGGTATTCCACCAGCGTGGGCCGCTCGCCCGCGAGTCGCTGCAGCATGTTGGTGACTGAAGCCGGCGCGATGGAGAGGTGCTCGGCCAGCAACGAACTACCGACGCGCAGCCGCTCATCCCCGGATAGCGTGTAGATGGCCTTGAGATAGTTGTCGACGGACTCGCTCTGGACGCGGGCGTGTCTGCGAGGCGTGGCTTTGGTGGCGGTGGGCATCTTCGGTTTCAAGTGTAGATCGTATCGACTCCCGATGCGCGCGAAATGACGAAGGCCCCGGACGAATCCGGGGCCTTCGTTGTTGGTTGCGGTGGAGCTTAGTACATGCCGTCCATGCCGCCGCCGTGGTTGTGGCCGCCGGCCGGAGCTTCCTTCTTCTCCGGAATATCGGCGATCATGGCCTCGGTGGTGAGCATCAGGCCGCTGATGGAGGCGGCGTTCTGCAGGGCAGTGCGCGTGACCTTGGTCGGGTCGATGACGCCGGCCTTGACCAGGTCCTCGTAGACACCGGTGCCGGCGTTGTAGCCGAAGTTGGTGTCCTTCGATTCGTTGATCTTGCCGATGACCACTGCACCCTCTTCACCCGCGTTGTGGACGATCATGCGCAGCGGCTCTTCGATGGCGCGACGGATGATGTTCGCACCGATCTTTTCGTCGCCTTCGAGCGTCTTGATCAGGTCGTCGACGGCCTTGGTGCAGCGCACCAGTGCCACGCCGCCGCCCGGGACGATGCCCTCTTCGACAGCTGCACGGGTTGCGTGCATCGCGTCCTCGACGCGCGCCTTCTTCTCCTTCATCTCGGTCTCGGTAGCTGCCCCGACCTTGATGACGGCGACGCCACCAACCAGCTTCGCAAGGCGCTCCTGGAGCTTCTCGCGGTCGTAGTCGGAGGTGGTCTTCTCGACCTGCGCGCGAATCTCCTTCACGCGGCCTGCGATCTTGTCGTCAGCTCCGCCGCCATCGACGATGGTGGTGTTGTCCTTGTCGATGGTGATGCGCTTGGCGGTGCCCAGATCCTCGAGCGTGACGCCCTCGAGCTTGATGCCGAGGTCCTCGGTGATAGCCTTGCCGCCGGTCAGGACAGCGATATCCTCCAGCATGGCCTTGCGGCGGTCGCCGAAGCCGGGGGCCTTCACGGCCGCAACGTTCAGCGTGCCACGCAGCTTGTTCACCACGAGGGTCGCGAGCGCCTCACCGTCCACATCCTCGGCGATGATCAGCAGGGGCTTGGCGGTGCGGGCAACCTGCTCCAGCAGCGGCAGCAGGTCCTTCATCGTGGAGATCTTCTTCTCATAGATGAGGATGTAGGGGTTCTCGAGGGCAGCTTCCATGCGCTCCGCATCGGTGACGAAGTAGGGCGAGAGGTAGCCGCGATCGAACTGCATGCCCTCGACCACATCGAGCTGAGTCTCCATCGTGCGGGACTCTTCCACGGTGATGACGCCGTCCTTGCCGACCTTCTTCATCGCCGCAGCGATGATGGTGCCGATCTGCTCGTCCGAGTTGGCGGAGATGGTGCCGACCTGGGCGATCATGTCGCCCGAGACGGGCTTGGAGAACGTGGAAAGAGCGCCGCCGGTGACGACGCCGTTCTCATCGCGCTTGCCGATGATGGCCTCAACGGCCTTGTCGATGCCGCGCTTCAGCGCCATCGGGTTGGCACCGGCCGCGACGGTCTTTACTCCCTCGCGGTAGATGGCCTGGGCCAGAACGGTGGCGGTGGTGGTGCCGTCGCCGGCAACGTCGGAGGTCTTGGAGGCGACCTCCTTCACCATCTGTGCGCCCATGTTCTCGAGGCCCTCGGGCAACTCGATCTCCTTGGCGACGGTGACGCCGTCCTTGGTGATGGTCGGCGAACCGAACTTCTTCTCGATGACGACGTTGCGGCCCTTGGGACCGAGCGTCACCTTCACAGCGTTCGCGAGCGTGTTCACGCCGCGCAGAATCGCCTGACGCGAATCTTCTCCGTGCAGAATTTGCTTTGCCATTGTGTTTCCCTCAGGGGCTGAAGCCCCAAAATTTTTGGTGGAATCCATGTCACGGCTGAAGCCGTGACCTACCGTATATCGCCGGAGCGAAAGTTATTTGAGGATGCCGAGGACTTCTTCCTCGCGCATGATGAGGAACTCCTCGCCGTCGAGCTTGATCTCAGTGCCGGAGTACTTGCCGAAGAGGATCTTGTCGCCGGCCTTGACGTCGAGAGGGAAGACCTTGCCTTCGTCGTTGGACTTGCCCTTACCGACGGAGATGACTTCGCCCTGCTGGGGCTTTTCCTTGGCGGAGTCGGGGATGATGATGCCGCCGACCTTGGTTTCGCCCTCTTCGAGGCGGCGAACCAGGATGCGGTCATGCAACGGCGTAAATGAGGTGGCTGCCATGATGGTGCTTCTCCTTGATGAAACGTTGGTTGTAGCGGGCCCGGTGGACTGGGTGGGAGTGCCGGAAGGCCGAAGTAGCGCCTTAGCACTCACCTGTGCCGATTGCTAATATAGGCCTCTGATCGAAGTCGGTCAAGGGTGTCTGTATGAATTTGAGTTAAACTCGCTCATATTCTCGGGCGGGCCGTAAGCGAGGGTCGGAGGCAGCCAGTTACGGGTCAAAAGCTGTAGAATCAGCCTATGAATTTTCGCACTTCCAGCTCCTCGGCCCTCGTCAGGACGCTTGCAAAAGCGAGTGTTGTCCCGGTTCTGGCTTGCCTCGTGGGTACTGCGGCGGCGTCCGCGCAGGACTCCGAGCATGGCCGCAAGTACAAGCCGCTGCCACCCACAGCGCACATCACCGTGACAGTCCAGAAGGGCTTCAACAGCAAGCCGATCATGAATGCAGCAGTGGTCTTCCACGCCGTGCGCGATGGCCACAACGACGGCAACCTCGAGGTAAAGACCGACGAGGACGGCAAGGCTGTGATCGACGTGATCGAGATCGGCAGCAAGGTGAATGTGCAGGTCATCGCCAACGGCTTTGCAACCTCCGCACAGGAGATTGATGTGGACACCCCGACCAAGGACCTACTGGTCAAGATGCAGCGGCCACGGGCACAGGTGTCGGAGTTCGAGGACAACAGTGGCAAGGCCTCGCAGGTAAAGCCGGGCATCCAGGAGCCACCGCATCCGCTGCCTCCTCCTGCGACGGCAGGCACTCCCCAGTGAGCGGTGCGGACGGGCTGCAGGGGACTCTGCCGGCAAAGATCCTGAGTGGTAAGGGCGTTGTGGTGACCGGGGCAGCCCGGCGGATTGGCCGTGCGCTGGCGCTGACGCTGGCCGAGGCCGGCGCCGATGTCGTCATCACCTATCGCGGCTCGCAGGCCGACGCCGAGGAGACGGTCGCTGCGCTCCGGGCTCTTGGTTCAAACGCGATGGCTGTGCCCTGTGAGGTACGCGAGGAGCAGAGCGTGGAGCGTGCCATCGCAACGGCGGTCTCCCATCTGGGTGGGCTCGACATACTGGTCAACAACGCGGGCGCGTTTGAGACCGCAGCTCTGGAAGAGATCTCCGTTGCGCAGTGGGATGCGATGTTCGAGACCAACACGCGTGGCCCGTTTCTGCTTGCCCGCACGGCGCATCCGTACCTGAAGGCGGCGCGGGGCCGCATCGTCAATATCGGTTCGCTGGGCGGGCTGCACCCGTGGGCCACGCATGGGCACTACTGCACGTCGAAGGCGGCGCTGCACATGCTCTCGCAGACGATGGCCAAGGCGTGGGCCCCGGAGATCGCGGTGAACTGCGTTGCTCCAGGGATGATTGTGTGGGGTGATGTGAATCCGGCGTACGAGCACTTTGCCGCGAAGACGCCGATGGGCCGTAACGGCCAGGCGGAGGATGTTGCCGCGGCGGTGTTGTTCTTCGCCACCGCGCCCAGCTTCATCACCGGGCAGCTGCTGGCGGTGGATGGCGGTCTCGGCCTCTAGGTCAGCCTGCTAGCCTTTCCGCCAAAGAGCCGCTTCAGGAACGATGGGCGTTCTATCTCGTAGAGATTGCGGGGCTCTTCAATGGCGGGTAGCGGCTGTCCTTCGAAGACTGCCAGGGGGTTGTCCACACAGATCGCCTGCGCATAGTCAGCGCCATATTTCGAAGCAACGACGTCGTGGGCGGCACGCATCTTTGGCGGACGCCGTGTGGTGTTGTGCGCATCCGTCGCGAGGAAGTGGACCCAGCGGTCGCTTAACAGCTTGTGCGCCATCTTCTCCGCGACCTGGCCCATCTGGCCGACCACGGAGCTGGTTGTCACCTGCACGAGCATGCCCTGCTGCACCCAGGTTTTGAGGCGCGAAGGGTCACGCTGCAGGGTGGGATTGCGTTCAGGGTGGGTCAGTATAGGGGTCAAGCCGGCCAGCCGCAGGTCATAGATCGAATCGCCCATCTGCGGCGGGATGGCGTGGTCCTGCAGCTCGATCAGCAGATACTGTTTTGCATTGATCGAGTAGCGGTGCGGGTTGCGGCGGGCATCCTGGATGTTGTCATAGTTCATGTGAAAGTCGCAGCCGCTGCCGAGCGTGATCTTCACGCCCTCGCGGGCCAGGCTCTCGCGCAGGGCGTCGAGCAGCTGCTCGTTGCGTTCGCGGTCGAACGCATAACGATTGTTGGCGTGGGGGGTGGCGACGATGTGGGTGATACCGTCTTCCGCTGCCATGCGCGCCATGGCCACGGAGGTTTCAAGATCGGTCGAGCCATCGTCCAGGCCGGGCAAAAGGTGATGATGTATATCGACCATGGTAGCGTTTAGTTTAACACTCTGGCTAGACTGCCTGAACAGGCAGTTTTGCATCCTATGATAGAGATGACACTCAGCGGTAAACGTTATAGCGCGTAGTGTGCCCTCAACCTTTCATGAAAGTAGATTCCAGGAACGTCCTCATGGCAGAACAGACATCGAGCTCCTCCAGCAAGCCCCGCGTTCTAGTCGCCGACGACGAACAGGTAATCGCAAACACACTGGTCATCATCCTCAATCAGGCAGGCTTTGAAGCCAGGGCTGTCTATAGCGGCGAAAAGGCCATCGACCTGCTGGACTCCTTCAAGCCTGACATGCTGATCTCCGACGTCATTATGACTGGCATGACTGGCATCGAAGCCGCGATTGAAGTGCGCAACCGTCTGCCGGAGTGCAAGATCCTGCTTTTCTCGGGACAGGCCGCCACTGCCGATCTGCTGGAGCGCGCGCGCACCCAGGGACATGAGTTCGAGATCCTCGCCAAGCCGGTGCACCCGACCGATCTGCTCGCCAAACTTCGCGGCTAAACACTGCTGCCCGTGCAGCGGTGCAGCTACAGTGGCAACTTCGCGCGTTCCCTCAGCCGTTCATGGCGTTTCAACTCAATCAGGTATTCATAGTACCCCATCAGCGTGGCGTACATCATGCCTGCGCGCCCATCCAACACGGCACGTCGTACGAACATCAGGTACAGCCACTTGATCAGGGGCCGCAGAGGCAGGCCGTAAAAGATCGCCTTCTGCGCAGCGCGTCTCTGGTGAAAGTCAGCTGCGAACAACGCCTGTCGCAATGACGCACCTTGCACGGCAGTGCCGTTTGCCAGCAGGTCGGCCTCCGCGCTGGAGTAGGCGTTATGCCGTGCTACCCAACTCGCAAGGCCCTTTGAAAAAGGGAAGTGGTCGAACGGAGCATTGAGTGATGCCACTGTGCCCTGTACATCGACAACTTCGTTGATCTCCCGCGTATAACGCGCCCTGTCCACGCGCAGCAGCCGCACATAGAAGGGCGTCATCTGTGCGTGCTTGAGCCATGTGCCCCACAGGTAGTCGCGCCGCCGCATGCGAAATCCGGAAACGCCGTCCTGCACATGCGCCACAGCCTGTTGCATCTCCGTGACGAGCTCTGGTGTCGGACGCTCGTCGGCATCCAGCACCAGCACCCAGCCGTGGCAAAACGGCAATGCCAGGCCGGCATTTCGCTGCGCGGCATAGTTGTCAAACGCACGCATACTCACGCTGGCGCCGTGCTCGCGCGCGATGGTCACTGTGCGGTCTATGCTGCCGGAGTCCAGTACATGCACATCGTCGCACCATGCCACCGAGTCGAGACACCCGGGCAGGTCCAGCTCTTCATTGCGCGTAAGAATGAGCACCGAGATCACGCCGCGTCTCCGCCGTGTAGAAAACGTTCGCGCTGCTTCACGGCTTTTGCAGGCACGCCTGCATACACCGTCCAGGGCTCAAGGTCGCGTGTAGCGACAGACGCCAGTCCCAGCACGGAGCCCTCGCTCACCTGTACGCCGGGTGCGACACAGGCGCGCGCGCAAATCCACGCATACGCGCCGAAGCTCATGCGGTAGGCAAGCAGTGGAAACGCGGGATCGTTGTAGTCGTGCGTCGCGCCACAGATATAGCTGCCCTGCGAAAAGATCACGTGTGAGCCGCACTCGATCAGTGCGGGGTTGTAGATTTCAACGCCATCGGCCGTGGTCACCTGATCGGCGCAGTGCAGGTTCCACGGCGCCCATACCTTTGAGCCCGGATAGAAGTGGCACTTTGTCCCAAGCTTCGCGCCGAAGAGTCGCAACAAAAGGCTGCGCCATGCATGGAACGGCCGCGGTGACGTCCGGTACAGCAGCAACCAGACGATGCCCCACACCAGCCGCGCCGCGCGATTACTCAGGGAAAATGCGGGCCGTGTGTAAGCGTCCGCTCCCGGCGGCGCGACGATGTGATCGGTGGCGCGATACACGGGGGTACGGTGGCGTGTCGTCTCACTCATGCCTTGCGTGGCTCCGCAAGCGCGCTTGTTTGGGCTGCCCTTGCATCGGCAAGAAGCTCCACCAGCGCACTCGTGTTCTTTCGCATATCGTACCGCGTTGTGGCGCTCTGTAATGCGCGGGCGCTCATCGCCTCGCGTTCTGCGGGGCTCAAGCCGGTCCATTGCGTCAGCAGGGAGATCACGCCTTCCAGGGTATCGTCATCCACCAGCGCGCAGCCGTCGGCGGCCAGGTCCTCCGCAATGTTGATGGGCTGCGTGATCAGCACAGGCTTCCCGCAGGCCAGGGCCTCCACGACCGCGATGCCGAAGTTCTCCTGATGTGACGGCAGGACGAACGCTTCGCATCCCGCAAACGCGCCCCACTTCCTCTCGCCCTTCAGCATGCCTGGCCAATGAACGCGCTCTGCTATGCCTGCGCGCTCGGCCATACGCTGCAGTTTGCTTTGCCAGCCCGCGCTGTCTGGGCCGGCCATTACCAGTTGCACGTCCGGTTGCAGTAGCGCAACCCGCGCGAAGGCTTCGATCAACAGATCGCACCCCTTCTTCGGGTCGAGGCGGCCGAGAAAGAGTAGATACTGCTTGTCGCGCAGAGCCGGGCAGAGCGCGTAGAACGCCTCGCGGCACTCCGCTACATCCGCAGACGGCGCATCGGCTCCCAGACCGATCACCGCCGCGTTCCAGCGATGCAGCCAGAAGCTCTGCGCAGCGAGACCGCGCTCGGCCTCTGTCGTGAACACCACACGCAGCGCGTGCCGCAGCACCCAGTATTGCACCGGCAGCCAGTAGAGCCACTTCTTCATATGCTTGATGCGTGATGCGCGCTTGAAGTACGGGTCCAGCATTCCGTGTGCAAACACCAGATAGGGCACGTGTCCGGCCACAGTGCGCAACACAGCGAGCGAGAGGTACTCCCACATACCATGTAGCACAACGCCGTCGTAGCGGTTGCGGTTGGCGCGCAGCCACGGCACCAGCTTCGCGGAGTAGGCCCCCTTGCAGTCACCGCCCAGCGCATGAACGGTAAACGGAGCAGCTTGCAAGTAGCCAGCCTGCGGATCGTCCAGCGTCAGCACCTCGCTATCGCAGCCATCAGGGGCCGAGCGCAGCATCATCCGCACAGCCTCCTGCGGGCCGCCGCTATCGGGCCTCATGTTGCTGATGATGTGCAGAATCCGCAAGCTTCGCCGCTCCCTCGCTACGTCGTGATGATACCAACTAGGCTCATGGTGTGAGCTTGCCGGTCGTGTATGCGAGCGCGGCACGCAGGCCACGCACGTCTTCCTCAAAGCTCCACGTCTTCATGCGCTCCCGTGCGGCGTCGCCCATGGCGCGCGAGGCGCCGGGCGGCGTCAGCACACGGCTCAGCGCGTGCATCAGCGCCTCCACGTCGCCCACCGGATACACGCAACCCTGCACGCCATCAGTCACAAGGTCAGCATGGCTGCCCACATCGCTGGAGACGATCACCGCGCGGCCGGATGCCATCGCTTCATTCACGATCAGCCCCCAGGGCTCATGCCGTGAGGGCAGTACAAACACATTCGCCAGCCGAAAGAACACAGGCAACTCGGTCTGGTTGCGAAAGCCCGCAAAGCGCACGTGCTGCAGCTCTAATTTTTGGCATTCTGCTTCGAGCCGAGGACGCTCTTCGCCATCTCCCACAATCACGAGGTACGGCGACTTCTCCGGCGCGCAGGTCGCAGTAAACCTTGCGTATGCAGCAACCAGATGGTCGGCATGCTTGCGCGCCTGCAGCTTGGACGCAAAGAGCACCACGCTTCTGCCCGGCTCCAGTCGCAACTCCGTGCGCAGCGCCTCTGCCTGTTGCGCTGCTGCTTCCACGCGCTGCGCGAACCAATCGTTATCGACGGCATAGGGCATCGGAAATTGTGGCACGGCATCGCCGAAGTAGTGCCGCCAGTACTCCGCGTTAAATTGTCCGATAGGCAACGTAGCGTCTATGCAACCGCGCAGTGCAGAAAAGAAGAGCCGCTTCAGCGCGAGCTTCCAGCCGCTGCGTTCGCGGTCGCCGAGCCAGCCCTCGGCGCGCAGCAGCACCGGGATGCCAAGCATCTTTGCCGCGAGTATCGCCTGCAGGGCGTTGATGCTTGCATAGCCGTGGACCCATAGTGCATCGAAGGCAGGGCTGCCGTCCGCGTTCTGCAAATGCCTGTAGATGCCGTGGCTGATGGGACTGGTCATCGAGACGGTACCATTGTCTCGCAACGCCGGCAGGAACTCCGATTTGTATCCCTCCAGCAAGGGCACGTCCCAGTTCACCTCAACGCCGAACCCCGCGTCCTTGTAACCTCGCACAGAGAAGTCGGAGCCGAACAGCACCGTCAATGCGATGTCCGGTTCCTGCGCGATCCGCCGCAGCAGAGGCGCTTGGTACTGGATGGGATGGCTTACAACATAGGCGAGCCGCACCGGTCTTGTCTCGTTTCCATGCTGGAATGCAGTGTAATCTGGCGTTCGCATGGCAGATGCCCTCCCCGTCATGCGGCTAACGCAGTGTGATGACTGTAATTAGCACGCTCGCCACGCCAAGCAGCGTCCCGAGACTGCCGTTGCTGATGGAAGCCTTGAGCATGCTGTTGGGGAGAAAGACGATGTCGTTCGGTTGCAGGATGGGGTCTGGCGCCTTGCCATAAAGCACACGCTTCACATCCAGCTTCACAATCGTTCGCTCGCCGCCCACTGTGCGAATCACGCGCAGGTCGTCGTACTTGCCTTCGAAGGTAATGCCACCGCTCAGAGCGGTCGCCTGCATCAGCGTCAGCGGTGTATAGGGCGTCAGTGCGATTACTCCGGGCGTCTTGAACGCGCCGATCATATACACCACACCGATGCGCGAGATGATGATCGTATCGCCGGCAAAGATCGGGATATCGGCGACCTGACTGTGCATGGGGTCGCTGCCCAGGTTCACCACAATCGGCTCCGGTTGTCCGGGCCTGTGGATGGTGATTACGTGGCTCGCAGTCGGCGGCAGCCCGCCGACGCTCGTCAGTACGTCCAGCAATCTCCGCGTGCCGATGATCGGGACAATGCCGTGCGCCTCTCCGATAACGGTCGCCACGGCGTTGGGGCCTTCGGTGATCTGCAGCGTCACCTGCGGGTTGCGGTAGATGCCTGCATCGACCAGTTTCTGCGCGATCAGCCGTTCGGCCTCGGTGATGGTGAGCCCCTCCATATGCACTTCGCCAATCAGCGGCAGCACCACATTGCCGTCTGTGCCGATGCGGATGCTGGGCGAGTAGTCGGACTGCCCGAAGATGTGGATTCCGATCATGTCCCCGGCGGTCAGCAGTACATCGTGCGTCGGCGG carries:
- a CDS encoding SDR family NAD(P)-dependent oxidoreductase; the protein is MSGADGLQGTLPAKILSGKGVVVTGAARRIGRALALTLAEAGADVVITYRGSQADAEETVAALRALGSNAMAVPCEVREEQSVERAIATAVSHLGGLDILVNNAGAFETAALEEISVAQWDAMFETNTRGPFLLARTAHPYLKAARGRIVNIGSLGGLHPWATHGHYCTSKAALHMLSQTMAKAWAPEIAVNCVAPGMIVWGDVNPAYEHFAAKTPMGRNGQAEDVAAAVLFFATAPSFITGQLLAVDGGLGL
- a CDS encoding putative colanic acid biosynthesis acetyltransferase is translated as MSETTRHRTPVYRATDHIVAPPGADAYTRPAFSLSNRAARLVWGIVWLLLYRTSPRPFHAWRSLLLRLFGAKLGTKCHFYPGSKVWAPWNLHCADQVTTADGVEIYNPALIECGSHVIFSQGSYICGATHDYNDPAFPLLAYRMSFGAYAWICARACVAPGVQVSEGSVLGLASVATRDLEPWTVYAGVPAKAVKQRERFLHGGDAA
- a CDS encoding CpsB/CapC family capsule biosynthesis tyrosine phosphatase — its product is MVDIHHHLLPGLDDGSTDLETSVAMARMAAEDGITHIVATPHANNRYAFDRERNEQLLDALRESLAREGVKITLGSGCDFHMNYDNIQDARRNPHRYSINAKQYLLIELQDHAIPPQMGDSIYDLRLAGLTPILTHPERNPTLQRDPSRLKTWVQQGMLVQVTTSSVVGQMGQVAEKMAHKLLSDRWVHFLATDAHNTTRRPPKMRAAHDVVASKYGADYAQAICVDNPLAVFEGQPLPAIEEPRNLYEIERPSFLKRLFGGKASRLT
- a CDS encoding response regulator gives rise to the protein MAEQTSSSSSKPRVLVADDEQVIANTLVIILNQAGFEARAVYSGEKAIDLLDSFKPDMLISDVIMTGMTGIEAAIEVRNRLPECKILLFSGQAATADLLERARTQGHEFEILAKPVHPTDLLAKLRG
- a CDS encoding Orn/Lys/Arg decarboxylase N-terminal domain-containing protein, whose amino-acid sequence is MSEGRWVLLIASEVGGTDSVSDRAMERLVEAIGEEGYEVVRTSTPDDGLSLVTSDPSYSAILLDWDLEGEGEFTEQAALKILRAVRRRNKKIPIFLIADRTLVSDLPLEVVKQVHEYIHLFGDTPAFIANRVDFAVERYHEQLLPPYFRELKKYTDQGAYSWDAPGHMGGVAYLKHPVGMEFHKFFGENIMRSDLGISTSPLGSWLDHLGPPGESERNAARIFGADWTFYVLGGSSASNQIVGHGVIAQDDIVLADANCHKSICHSLTVTGARPVYFKPTRNGYGMIGLVPVKRFSPENVKALIERSPFSAGARSQVPTYAVVTNSTYDGLCYDVNRVVEELAKSVGRVHFDEAWYAYAKFHPIYQGRFAMGVPDEMPGRPAIFSTQSTHKMLAAFSMASMVHVKLSPRAPLDYDQFNEAFMMHGSTSPFYPLIASIDVAAAMMDEPAGPTLMSETLQDAISFRKAMSSIAHRLRQAEEGWFFRLYQPEYVVDPLDGERYLLEDAPDGALTNRSSCWTLKPGEEWHGYQDEDIADDYCMLDPAKVTILTPGVNAQGVVADWGIPAAILTEFLDGRRVEIARTGDYTVLVLFSVGTSKGKWGALLENLFEFKRLYDSEASLEEALPELVSKYPARYRNQTLKELSDEMHQAMKEMDLAGLVNAACDEDFDPVLTPSQTYQKMLTGETEKVKFAEMAGRIAAVMLVPYPPGIPMSMPGERLGGPDSPVIRLILAMEQFGKRFPGFERETHGIEIDEHGEYWMRAVIETPGTKRNGRGKQKPPSSAPPVKRKKKSLPGDDEPPVPGTTKIAPER
- a CDS encoding glycosyltransferase family 2 protein; its protein translation is MISVLILTRNEELDLPGCLDSVAWCDDVHVLDSGSIDRTVTIAREHGASVSMRAFDNYAAQRNAGLALPFCHGWVLVLDADERPTPELVTEMQQAVAHVQDGVSGFRMRRRDYLWGTWLKHAQMTPFYVRLLRVDRARYTREINEVVDVQGTVASLNAPFDHFPFSKGLASWVARHNAYSSAEADLLANGTAVQGASLRQALFAADFHQRRAAQKAIFYGLPLRPLIKWLYLMFVRRAVLDGRAGMMYATLMGYYEYLIELKRHERLRERAKLPL
- a CDS encoding metal-dependent transcriptional regulator → MKPKMPTATKATPRRHARVQSESVDNYLKAIYTLSGDERLRVGSSLLAEHLSIAPASVTNMLQRLAGERPTLVEYQRSRGVTLSATGRRRALEIVRHHRLIETFLFEVLNYPIDEIHDEAEKLEHFISERFEARIAEVLGNPTSDPHGHCIPTLDGKLPPTHGKSCNCGL
- a CDS encoding co-chaperone GroES, which encodes MAATSFTPLHDRILVRRLEEGETKVGGIIIPDSAKEKPQQGEVISVGKGKSNDEGKVFPLDVKAGDKILFGKYSGTEIKLDGEEFLIMREEEVLGILK
- the groL gene encoding chaperonin GroEL (60 kDa chaperone family; promotes refolding of misfolded polypeptides especially under stressful conditions; forms two stacked rings of heptamers to form a barrel-shaped 14mer; ends can be capped by GroES; misfolded proteins enter the barrel where they are refolded when GroES binds) translates to MAKQILHGEDSRQAILRGVNTLANAVKVTLGPKGRNVVIEKKFGSPTITKDGVTVAKEIELPEGLENMGAQMVKEVASKTSDVAGDGTTTATVLAQAIYREGVKTVAAGANPMALKRGIDKAVEAIIGKRDENGVVTGGALSTFSKPVSGDMIAQVGTISANSDEQIGTIIAAAMKKVGKDGVITVEESRTMETQLDVVEGMQFDRGYLSPYFVTDAERMEAALENPYILIYEKKISTMKDLLPLLEQVARTAKPLLIIAEDVDGEALATLVVNKLRGTLNVAAVKAPGFGDRRKAMLEDIAVLTGGKAITEDLGIKLEGVTLEDLGTAKRITIDKDNTTIVDGGGADDKIAGRVKEIRAQVEKTTSDYDREKLQERLAKLVGGVAVIKVGAATETEMKEKKARVEDAMHATRAAVEEGIVPGGGVALVRCTKAVDDLIKTLEGDEKIGANIIRRAIEEPLRMIVHNAGEEGAVVIGKINESKDTNFGYNAGTGVYEDLVKAGVIDPTKVTRTALQNAASISGLMLTTEAMIADIPEKKEAPAGGHNHGGGMDGMY